A DNA window from Mucilaginibacter xinganensis contains the following coding sequences:
- a CDS encoding HesB/IscA family protein: MSTAVETAQGPVTFTEGAVKELFKLKDQQEIGDDFGLRVGVEGGGCSGMNYVLGFDQKKDGDQEYIIDGIKVFMHKAHGLYLLGMQIDFQDGLNARGFTFNNPNAASTCGCGTSFSV, translated from the coding sequence ATGAGTACTGCTGTTGAAACCGCGCAAGGTCCGGTAACATTTACGGAAGGCGCTGTAAAGGAACTTTTTAAATTAAAGGATCAGCAAGAGATTGGTGATGATTTTGGATTACGTGTCGGCGTTGAAGGCGGCGGCTGTTCCGGTATGAACTATGTTTTAGGGTTTGACCAGAAAAAAGATGGTGACCAGGAGTATATAATTGATGGCATAAAGGTATTCATGCACAAGGCGCATGGCCTATACCTTCTTGGTATGCAAATTGATTTCCAGGACGGATTAAATGCCCGCGGCTTTACATTTAACAACCCTAACGCTGCAAGCACATGCGGCTGCGGCACTTCATTCTCTGTATAA
- a CDS encoding DUF7935 family protein: MNLLPYFLDILKYTIAGLGIVWIAFYLIKPYLDRDEKIQLLEFRKTISNQTLPLRLQAYERLVLFIERVNPANMLIRLNAPSYSAHELYSLIVDEIRNEYQHNITQQIYVSSRAWGVVKHVKEDTLGIINNSIKGAPENATGLELSKIILGSLSQLEDNPYEIGAGMLRKDLEELF, translated from the coding sequence ATGAATCTTTTGCCCTACTTTTTAGATATTTTAAAATACACCATAGCCGGCCTTGGTATTGTTTGGATAGCCTTTTACCTTATTAAGCCATACCTGGACAGGGATGAAAAAATTCAACTTCTGGAATTCAGAAAGACCATAAGCAACCAAACGCTACCACTCCGGTTACAGGCCTATGAACGCTTGGTTTTATTTATTGAACGGGTTAACCCTGCTAATATGCTTATCCGCTTAAATGCGCCGTCTTATTCCGCCCATGAACTGTACAGCTTAATTGTTGATGAAATCCGTAATGAATATCAACACAACATCACACAACAAATTTATGTGAGCAGCCGCGCCTGGGGCGTGGTAAAGCATGTTAAGGAAGATACGCTGGGCATAATAAATAACTCTATTAAAGGAGCCCCCGAAAATGCCACAGGGCTTGAATTGAGTAAGATAATTTTAGGGAGCCTGAGCCAGTTAGAAGACAACCCTTATGAAATTGGAGCCGGCATGTTACGTAAAGATTTGGAAGAATTATTTTAG